From Leptolyngbya sp. KIOST-1, one genomic window encodes:
- a CDS encoding MarC family protein — protein sequence MRVFFDFVVGGIAALFPVVDPIGSVPIFLVLTTGIPADLRRRYALRIARNVVVLLVGTLLVGGSVLRFFGVSLAVVRIAGGIVVFHAAWRAMNSDPKLTNVDSQEAVQRVDEHKDIAFMPMTIPLLGGPGAIAVTLGLAAQAGGDFSVATALNLLAIAAAIGLIGLAIFLSLRSSTLLLKVLGASGIQAMSRLLGLFVMAIGVQLILNGLADWMVSLGWVTP from the coding sequence GTGCGCGTATTTTTTGACTTTGTCGTGGGCGGTATTGCGGCGCTGTTTCCGGTGGTAGACCCGATCGGCAGCGTGCCGATTTTTCTGGTGCTGACGACGGGGATACCCGCAGACCTGCGCCGCCGCTACGCCCTGCGCATTGCCCGCAACGTGGTGGTGCTGCTGGTGGGCACCCTGCTGGTGGGGGGCAGCGTGCTGCGGTTCTTTGGCGTTTCGCTGGCGGTGGTGCGCATCGCCGGGGGCATTGTGGTGTTCCACGCCGCCTGGCGAGCGATGAACTCCGACCCCAAGCTCACCAATGTCGATAGCCAGGAGGCCGTGCAACGGGTCGATGAGCACAAAGATATTGCCTTTATGCCGATGACCATTCCGCTGCTGGGGGGACCGGGGGCGATCGCCGTCACCCTGGGTCTCGCCGCCCAGGCGGGAGGCGATTTTTCGGTAGCCACAGCCTTGAACCTGCTGGCGATCGCCGCCGCCATCGGCCTGATCGGCCTGGCCATTTTTCTGTCGCTGCGATCGTCCACGCTGCTGCTCAAGGTGCTGGGAGCCAGCGGCATTCAGGCCATGAGCCGCCTGCTGGGGCTGTTCGTGATGGCGATCGGGGTGCAGCTCATTCTCAATGGCCTGGCCGACTGGATGGTGTCTTTGGGGTGGGTTACCCCTTAG
- a CDS encoding YbjN domain-containing protein, producing MANDVIDMELSYVNSLTEQDIDAVPCVETVEAVIASLDQGDGAMVSQTTEGHLWRFKYGSVDVYVQLTGETETDTLTAWSPVLRLPAKDEPRLMKLLLEKNCNETLEARFGISGDQVLVISSRILKDISAAEISRLLTIVATIADDSDEALVAEFGMA from the coding sequence ATGGCTAATGACGTGATCGATATGGAACTGTCCTACGTCAATTCGTTGACTGAGCAAGACATCGATGCAGTGCCTTGTGTGGAGACCGTGGAGGCGGTCATTGCCAGTCTTGACCAGGGCGATGGAGCGATGGTGAGCCAGACGACGGAGGGACACCTGTGGCGGTTTAAGTACGGCAGCGTCGATGTTTACGTGCAGCTCACGGGCGAAACCGAGACCGATACGCTAACCGCCTGGTCCCCTGTGCTGCGCCTGCCCGCCAAAGACGAACCCAGGCTCATGAAGCTGCTGCTGGAGAAAAACTGCAACGAAACCCTGGAGGCCCGCTTCGGCATCTCAGGAGATCAGGTGCTGGTGATCTCCAGCCGCATTCTCAAAGATATTTCCGCCGCCGAAATTTCTCGCCTACTCACCATTGTGGCCACCATCGCGGACGACTCGGACGAGGCACTGGTGGCTGAATTTGGCATGGCCTAG
- a CDS encoding site-2 protease family protein: MQSSWRIGAILGIPLFIDSSWFIILLLVTVSYGLEPSWHSAWGNLAWAMGFALALLLFASVLLHELGHSLAAKTQGIAVNSITLFLFGGIASIDKESKTPGDALKVAVAGPLVSFGLFLLLTAVSYIPTLPTPVSVITGSVAQINLVLTLFNMIPGLPLDGGQVLKALVWKGTGSRIKGIRWAARSGQLLGWLAITFGLVMALAYQAFSGFWIAAIGWFALRNAAAYNQVTNLQEAMLALTAADAMARDFKVVDATLSLRQFADTYLLEENRAPAYFAASDGRYRGLVSIDDMRAIERSQWETLPLSHIAKPLLDIPSVREGTPLTEAIDQLEALQIPRLTVLTPADAVAGTLDRGDVVRAIADHLGLRVSPAMIQRIKDEGQYPPGLQLPSIAKAVIEEARA; encoded by the coding sequence ATGCAATCTAGCTGGCGTATTGGGGCTATTTTGGGTATTCCCCTGTTTATCGATAGCTCCTGGTTCATTATTCTGCTGCTGGTGACGGTGTCCTACGGGCTGGAGCCGAGCTGGCACTCGGCCTGGGGCAACCTGGCCTGGGCGATGGGCTTTGCCCTGGCGCTGCTGCTGTTTGCCTCAGTGCTGCTGCACGAACTGGGCCACAGCCTGGCCGCCAAAACCCAGGGCATCGCCGTCAACTCGATCACGCTGTTCTTGTTTGGCGGCATTGCCTCCATCGACAAAGAGTCCAAGACCCCTGGAGATGCGCTCAAGGTAGCCGTGGCAGGTCCGCTGGTCAGCTTTGGCCTGTTCTTGCTGCTCACCGCCGTCTCGTACATTCCGACCCTGCCGACCCCTGTATCGGTGATTACCGGCAGCGTCGCTCAGATCAATCTGGTGCTGACGCTGTTCAACATGATCCCTGGTCTGCCCTTAGATGGCGGTCAGGTGCTCAAAGCCCTGGTGTGGAAAGGGACGGGCAGCCGCATCAAGGGCATTCGCTGGGCGGCGCGCTCCGGTCAGCTACTGGGCTGGTTGGCGATTACCTTTGGCCTGGTCATGGCCCTGGCCTACCAGGCATTTTCGGGCTTCTGGATTGCCGCCATTGGCTGGTTTGCCCTGCGCAACGCCGCCGCCTATAACCAGGTCACCAACCTGCAAGAGGCCATGCTGGCCCTCACCGCTGCCGATGCCATGGCCCGAGACTTTAAGGTGGTCGATGCCACCCTGTCGCTGCGGCAGTTCGCCGACACCTACCTGCTCGAAGAGAACCGCGCCCCCGCCTACTTCGCCGCCTCCGACGGGCGCTACCGGGGCCTGGTCAGCATTGACGACATGCGCGCGATCGAGCGCAGCCAGTGGGAAACGCTGCCCCTCAGCCACATCGCCAAACCGCTGCTAGACATTCCCTCGGTGCGGGAGGGGACGCCCCTTACCGAGGCCATCGACCAGCTGGAAGCGCTTCAGATTCCTCGCCTCACGGTGCTTACCCCCGCCGATGCCGTCGCCGGTACCCTGGACCGGGGGGATGTGGTACGCGCGATCGCCGACCACCTGGGTCTGCGCGTCTCCCCCGCCATGATTCAGCGAATCAAAGACGAGGGACAGTACCCGCCGGGGTTGCAGCTGCCTTCGATTGCCAAGGCCGTGATTGAAGAGGCAAGGGCGTAG
- the psaK gene encoding photosystem I reaction center subunit PsaK, with product MLFSNLLAAYTVPTTPEWSPKVALIMITCNLFVLAIGKYAIRKPGAGPALPVGLPMLFEGFGLPELLAIASFGHILGAGMILGLGNAGLL from the coding sequence TTGCTGTTTTCCAACCTGCTTGCCGCCTACACCGTGCCCACTACCCCTGAGTGGTCGCCCAAAGTGGCGCTGATCATGATTACCTGCAACCTGTTTGTGCTGGCCATCGGCAAGTACGCCATCCGCAAGCCTGGGGCGGGTCCAGCCCTGCCCGTGGGCCTGCCGATGCTGTTTGAAGGCTTTGGCCTGCCCGAGCTGCTGGCGATCGCCAGCTTTGGCCACATTCTCGGTGCCGGCATGATCCTCGGTCTGGGCAACGCCGGATTGTTGTAG
- a CDS encoding phosphoribosylanthranilate isomerase, with the protein MRVKICGITQAEQAIAIARHGATHLGFICVPQSPRYLTPAAIAEITRVLDAAGVVTKTVGVFADAPLAEMSDIARQANLSHLQLHGQETPEQCQQLLTELPGIFLIKAIRVRTAADLVRAETYAPYVDALLLDAYHPQQLGGTGLTLDWEALVSFRPACPWMLAGGLTPENVATALSTLQPDGIDLSSGVEHQPGVKDLALVQHLFEQLQPWLHPAAEELLNASQ; encoded by the coding sequence ATGCGGGTCAAGATTTGTGGCATTACTCAGGCAGAGCAGGCGATCGCGATCGCCCGGCATGGGGCCACCCACCTAGGGTTTATCTGCGTGCCCCAGTCGCCCCGCTACCTGACTCCCGCCGCGATCGCTGAAATTACTCGTGTTCTCGATGCCGCTGGAGTCGTGACTAAAACCGTGGGTGTGTTTGCCGATGCCCCTCTGGCGGAGATGTCTGACATCGCCCGGCAGGCCAACCTCAGCCACCTCCAGCTCCACGGCCAGGAAACCCCTGAGCAGTGCCAGCAGCTGCTGACCGAGCTACCCGGTATCTTTCTAATCAAGGCGATTCGGGTGCGCACCGCCGCCGACCTGGTGCGGGCCGAAACCTACGCTCCCTACGTCGATGCCCTGCTGCTCGATGCCTACCACCCCCAGCAGCTCGGCGGCACAGGGCTAACGCTGGATTGGGAGGCCCTGGTGTCATTTCGCCCCGCCTGCCCCTGGATGCTGGCGGGCGGGCTCACGCCAGAGAACGTCGCCACAGCGCTCTCGACCCTCCAGCCCGACGGTATTGACCTCTCCAGCGGCGTTGAACACCAGCCCGGTGTGAAGGATTTGGCGTTGGTTCAACACCTATTTGAGCAATTGCAGCCCTGGTTGCACCCCGCCGCTGAGGAATTATTGAACGCTAGTCAGTAA
- the nblS gene encoding two-component system sensor histidine kinase NblS codes for MIRLLAKIRDIFLRWWGDFTLQTRLMAGATLVVSLITSALTFWAVNTIQMDARLNDTRFARDLGLLLAANVAPLVNEADRTELARFSYSFYQSTSSVRYMLYADENGDIFFGIPFSEASVQSSLTLRRRMQLPEGYAQNTDRPLVRQHLTPVGEVTDVFVPLNYNGQHLGVLALGINPNPTVVASSHLTRDVTIAVFVSIWVMVILGAVFNALTITQPIKELVVGVKNIAAGNFNQRIDLPLGGELGELIYSFNDMAERLERYEEQNIEELTAEKAKLETLVSTIADGAILLDSDMHAVLVNPTARRIFGWEHQYLDGENILEHFPAPVRVQLTRPLFQAVKGDSEAMEFRVPITEPSHRTLRILLNTVLDQARENVKGLAITVQDITREVALNEAKAQFISNVSHELRTPLFNIKSFIETLHEYGEDLSDGERKEFLETANHETDRLTRLVNDVLDLSRLESSRQYQLEAVDIIQPIEQTLRTHRLNARDKQIELLQDVEPNLPPVIGNYDLLLQVFSNLVGNALKFTEPGGQVMLRAHQIVPPGEGLDEGGYIRIEISDTGIGIAPEDQQAIFDRFFRVENRVHTLEGTGLGLSIVKNIIEKHSSQVHLVSEVGIGTTFWFDVAAYQPDAIEVLAKDTTHARAEDKDLAIAAISPSSSETSLLNPKADQN; via the coding sequence TTGATCAGGCTTCTGGCAAAAATTCGCGATATCTTCCTGCGCTGGTGGGGCGACTTCACTTTGCAAACCCGTCTAATGGCGGGGGCAACCCTGGTGGTGTCGCTGATTACCAGCGCTCTCACATTCTGGGCGGTCAACACCATCCAGATGGATGCCCGCCTCAACGACACCCGCTTTGCCCGCGACCTGGGCCTGCTGCTGGCTGCCAATGTCGCCCCCCTGGTCAACGAGGCCGATCGCACCGAGCTGGCCCGGTTCTCCTACAGCTTCTACCAGAGCACCTCCAGCGTCCGCTACATGCTGTACGCCGATGAGAACGGCGATATTTTCTTTGGCATTCCCTTCTCAGAGGCATCGGTGCAAAGCTCTCTCACCCTGAGGCGGCGGATGCAGCTGCCCGAGGGCTACGCCCAAAACACCGATCGCCCCCTGGTGCGCCAGCACCTCACCCCCGTGGGCGAAGTCACCGACGTGTTTGTGCCGCTCAACTACAACGGCCAGCACCTGGGGGTACTGGCATTGGGTATTAACCCTAACCCCACCGTGGTCGCCTCGTCGCACCTGACCCGCGACGTCACCATTGCGGTGTTTGTCTCGATCTGGGTGATGGTGATTCTGGGGGCCGTGTTCAACGCCCTCACCATTACCCAACCGATCAAAGAGCTGGTAGTGGGGGTCAAAAACATTGCCGCTGGCAACTTTAACCAGCGCATCGACCTGCCCCTGGGGGGCGAACTGGGCGAGTTGATCTACAGCTTCAACGATATGGCCGAGCGCCTGGAGCGCTACGAAGAGCAAAATATTGAAGAGCTTACTGCCGAAAAAGCCAAGCTTGAAACCCTGGTTTCCACCATTGCCGACGGCGCAATTTTGCTCGACAGCGATATGCACGCGGTGCTGGTCAACCCCACTGCCCGCCGCATCTTCGGCTGGGAGCACCAGTACCTTGACGGCGAGAACATTCTGGAACACTTCCCCGCTCCGGTGCGGGTGCAGCTCACCCGGCCTCTGTTTCAGGCAGTCAAGGGCGACTCAGAGGCGATGGAATTTCGGGTGCCGATTACCGAGCCCAGCCACCGCACCCTGCGCATTTTGCTCAACACCGTGCTCGACCAGGCCCGAGAAAACGTCAAGGGGCTGGCCATTACCGTGCAGGACATCACCCGCGAGGTGGCCCTCAACGAAGCCAAGGCCCAGTTCATCAGCAATGTCTCCCACGAGCTGCGCACGCCGCTGTTCAACATCAAATCCTTCATCGAGACCCTGCACGAGTATGGCGAGGACCTCAGCGACGGCGAGCGCAAAGAATTTCTCGAAACCGCCAACCACGAAACCGATCGCCTCACCCGCCTGGTCAACGACGTGCTCGACCTGTCACGCCTGGAGTCGAGCCGCCAGTACCAGCTCGAAGCGGTGGATATCATTCAGCCCATTGAGCAGACCCTGCGCACCCACCGCCTCAATGCCCGCGACAAGCAGATCGAGCTGCTACAGGATGTCGAACCCAACCTGCCGCCAGTAATCGGCAACTACGACCTGCTGCTCCAGGTGTTTAGCAACCTGGTGGGCAACGCGCTCAAGTTCACCGAACCCGGTGGCCAGGTGATGCTGCGGGCGCACCAGATCGTGCCCCCAGGGGAAGGCCTCGACGAGGGCGGCTACATCCGCATTGAGATCTCTGACACCGGCATTGGTATCGCTCCCGAAGACCAGCAGGCCATCTTCGATCGCTTCTTTCGGGTCGAAAACCGCGTCCACACCCTGGAGGGCACGGGCCTGGGCCTCTCCATCGTCAAAAATATCATCGAAAAGCACAGCAGCCAGGTCCACCTGGTCAGCGAGGTGGGCATCGGCACCACCTTCTGGTTCGATGTCGCCGCCTATCAACCCGATGCGATCGAGGTGCTGGCGAAAGACACGACCCACGCGAGAGCAGAGGACAAGGATCTGGCGATCGCCGCCATCAGCCCGTCCTCTTCAGAAACCTCACTGTTGAACCCCAAAGCTGACCAGAATTAA
- a CDS encoding Uma2 family endonuclease, which yields MTTLDLPLEINLEAVHLTDEQFYQLCIHNPEMAIEQNAQGVLIVMPPVGGESGNQEMELGTDLALWNRQSQLGVVFSSSTVFQLPIGSKRSPDAAWIERSRWEALTPEQRRKFPPIAPDFVMEVRSSTDSLELLQAKMQEYMASGVRLGWLFDPKGQQVEIYRPGAEAEVRSLPTQLSGETVLPGFSLNVALFT from the coding sequence GTGACCACCCTGGACTTACCCCTCGAAATTAATCTTGAGGCTGTTCATTTGACTGATGAGCAGTTTTATCAGCTCTGCATCCACAACCCAGAGATGGCGATCGAGCAAAATGCCCAAGGAGTATTAATCGTTATGCCTCCTGTCGGTGGTGAGAGCGGCAATCAAGAGATGGAGTTGGGAACTGATTTGGCTTTGTGGAATCGACAAAGCCAGCTGGGTGTGGTGTTTAGCTCTTCTACCGTTTTCCAACTGCCGATTGGCAGCAAGCGATCGCCCGACGCCGCCTGGATAGAACGATCCCGATGGGAAGCGCTAACTCCCGAGCAACGGCGCAAGTTTCCTCCCATTGCTCCAGATTTTGTAATGGAAGTGCGGTCGTCTACCGACAGTCTGGAGCTGTTGCAAGCCAAAATGCAGGAGTACATGGCTAGCGGCGTTCGTCTGGGCTGGCTGTTTGACCCCAAGGGTCAGCAGGTAGAAATCTATCGACCGGGGGCAGAGGCAGAGGTGCGATCGCTCCCCACCCAGCTTTCTGGTGAAACGGTGCTGCCGGGCTTTAGCTTAAACGTCGCCCTGTTTACTTAG
- the ahcY gene encoding adenosylhomocysteinase encodes MSTTLQFKYDVKDISLATQGKQRIEWAGREMPVLRQIQDRFATEKPLAGIRISACCHVTTETAHLAIALKNGGADAVLIASNPLSTQDDVAASLVADYGIPVFALKGEDNATYHRHVETALDHRPNIIIDDGSDVVATLVQTRKDQLSDIIGTTEETTTGIVRLRAMFKDGVLSFPAMNVNDADTKHFFDNRYGTGQSTLDGIIRATNVLLAGKTIVVAGYGWCGKGTAMRARGMGANVIVTEIDPIRAIEAVMDGFRVMPMAEAAPQGDLFVTVTGNKHVIRREHFEAMKDGAMVCNSGHFDIEIDLKSLGEMASEVKQVRNFTQQYMLGSGKSVIVLGEGRLVNLAAAEGHPSAVMDMSFANQALACEYLVKNKGSLEPGLHSIPEAVDKEIARLKLVAMGIEVDSLTAEQEIYINSWTVGT; translated from the coding sequence ATGAGCACAACTCTCCAATTTAAGTACGACGTTAAGGACATTTCCCTGGCCACCCAGGGCAAACAGCGGATCGAGTGGGCCGGGCGAGAAATGCCCGTGCTGCGCCAGATTCAAGACCGCTTTGCCACCGAGAAGCCCCTGGCGGGCATTCGGATTTCGGCCTGCTGCCACGTCACCACCGAGACCGCTCACCTGGCGATCGCCCTCAAGAATGGCGGTGCCGATGCCGTTCTCATTGCCAGCAACCCCCTCTCCACCCAGGACGACGTCGCCGCCAGCCTGGTGGCCGACTACGGCATTCCCGTGTTTGCCCTCAAGGGTGAAGACAACGCCACCTACCACCGCCACGTAGAGACGGCCCTCGACCACCGTCCCAACATCATCATCGACGACGGCAGCGACGTGGTCGCCACCCTGGTGCAGACCCGTAAAGATCAGCTCAGCGACATCATCGGCACCACCGAAGAGACCACCACCGGTATCGTCCGCCTGCGGGCCATGTTTAAGGACGGCGTGCTCAGCTTCCCGGCCATGAACGTCAACGACGCCGACACCAAGCACTTCTTCGACAACCGCTACGGCACCGGCCAGTCGACCCTAGACGGCATCATTCGCGCCACCAACGTGCTGCTGGCGGGCAAAACCATTGTGGTAGCAGGCTACGGCTGGTGCGGCAAGGGCACAGCCATGCGGGCCCGGGGCATGGGAGCCAATGTGATCGTCACCGAGATCGACCCAATTCGGGCGATCGAGGCCGTCATGGATGGCTTCCGCGTCATGCCCATGGCCGAGGCCGCGCCCCAGGGCGATCTGTTTGTTACCGTGACTGGCAACAAGCACGTCATTCGCCGCGAGCACTTTGAGGCCATGAAAGACGGCGCAATGGTGTGCAACTCGGGACACTTCGACATCGAAATCGACCTCAAGTCCCTGGGCGAAATGGCCAGCGAAGTTAAGCAAGTGCGCAACTTTACCCAGCAGTACATGCTGGGCAGCGGCAAGTCGGTGATTGTGCTGGGCGAAGGCCGCCTGGTCAACCTGGCCGCCGCCGAAGGTCACCCCAGCGCTGTGATGGACATGAGCTTTGCCAACCAGGCCCTGGCCTGCGAGTACCTGGTGAAGAATAAGGGTTCCCTGGAGCCCGGTCTGCACTCCATCCCTGAAGCGGTCGATAAGGAGATCGCCCGCCTGAAGCTGGTGGCCATGGGCATCGAAGTCGACAGCCTGACCGCCGAACAGGAGATCTACATCAACTCCTGGACCGTGGGCACCTAG
- the panB gene encoding 3-methyl-2-oxobutanoate hydroxymethyltransferase, whose amino-acid sequence MAVSVDRILRWKQTGRPAQPIAVLTAWDVMSAQIVDGAGADIVLVGDSLAMVALGYDTTLPLTMEDMLIAARAVRRGVKNALVVVDLPFLSYQSSVEEAVRAAGQMLKAGAQAVKLEGGHPAAVATVERLVQWGIPVMGHVGLTPQSVNQLGGFRQQGKTEAEGDRILTEAKALEQAGAFSTVLEHIPAALARDITKALSIPTIGIGAGAHCDGQVLVTADVLGLSAWQPPFAKVYANLRQQAIAAAAEFCTEVRSGNFPA is encoded by the coding sequence ATGGCCGTCAGCGTAGATCGAATTTTGCGGTGGAAGCAGACGGGCCGCCCGGCCCAGCCGATCGCGGTGCTGACGGCCTGGGATGTGATGTCAGCGCAGATTGTCGATGGGGCGGGAGCCGACATCGTGCTGGTGGGCGACTCCCTGGCCATGGTGGCCCTGGGCTACGACACTACTCTGCCCCTGACGATGGAAGACATGCTGATCGCGGCCCGGGCGGTGCGGCGGGGGGTAAAGAATGCCCTGGTGGTGGTGGATTTGCCCTTTCTCAGCTATCAGAGCAGCGTTGAAGAGGCGGTGCGGGCGGCGGGGCAAATGCTGAAGGCGGGGGCCCAGGCGGTGAAGCTGGAGGGGGGCCACCCGGCGGCGGTGGCCACCGTGGAGCGGCTGGTGCAGTGGGGCATTCCCGTCATGGGTCACGTGGGGCTCACCCCGCAGTCGGTGAATCAGTTGGGGGGCTTTCGCCAGCAGGGCAAAACCGAGGCGGAGGGCGATCGCATTCTCACTGAGGCCAAAGCCCTGGAGCAGGCCGGAGCCTTCTCCACTGTGCTGGAGCACATTCCGGCGGCGCTGGCCCGGGACATCACTAAGGCCCTGAGCATTCCCACCATTGGCATTGGAGCAGGGGCCCACTGCGACGGCCAGGTACTGGTCACCGCCGATGTGCTGGGGCTGTCGGCCTGGCAGCCGCCCTTTGCCAAGGTCTACGCCAACCTCAGGCAGCAGGCGATCGCAGCGGCAGCCGAGTTCTGTACGGAGGTGCGATCGGGGAATTTCCCGGCATAG
- the clpP gene encoding ATP-dependent Clp endopeptidase proteolytic subunit ClpP, giving the protein MIPTVIEQSGRGERAFDIYSRLLRERIIFLGQEVTADSANLIVAQMLFLEAEDPDKDIYLYINSPGGSVSAGLGIYDTMNHIRPQVCTICVGLAASMGAFLLTAGEKGKRMSLPNSRIMIHQPLGGAQGQATDIEIQAKEILYLKQRLNEAIANNTGQPLAKIAEDTERDFFMSPHEAVEYGLIDQVIDRTSVGSRPMVVK; this is encoded by the coding sequence ATGATTCCAACCGTTATTGAGCAATCCGGGCGTGGCGAGCGCGCGTTTGACATTTATTCCCGGCTTTTGCGGGAGCGCATTATCTTTCTCGGCCAGGAAGTCACTGCCGATTCGGCCAACCTGATTGTGGCCCAAATGCTGTTCCTCGAAGCTGAGGATCCCGACAAAGACATCTATCTCTACATCAACTCCCCCGGCGGCTCGGTGAGCGCGGGACTGGGCATCTACGACACCATGAACCACATTCGGCCCCAGGTGTGCACCATTTGCGTGGGGCTGGCGGCCAGCATGGGGGCCTTTTTGCTGACGGCGGGTGAAAAAGGCAAGCGCATGAGCCTGCCCAACTCCCGCATCATGATTCACCAGCCCCTCGGCGGTGCCCAGGGTCAGGCTACCGATATTGAAATTCAGGCCAAGGAGATTCTCTACCTGAAGCAGCGGCTGAACGAGGCGATCGCCAACAACACGGGTCAGCCCCTGGCCAAAATTGCCGAAGACACCGAGCGCGACTTCTTTATGAGCCCCCACGAGGCGGTGGAATACGGCCTGATCGACCAAGTAATCGATCGCACCTCGGTGGGCTCTCGCCCCATGGTGGTGAAGTAG
- a CDS encoding TerC family protein codes for MLDRLLDISTNFGVDTLLLLPVLIALEAVLSADNAIALAAIAQGLQGETLQRRALNLGLVVAFVLRMGLILTAGWVLQFWQFEVMGAAYLLWLVFKHFTAKGDADEQSSHEPRFANLWQAIPVIAFTDLAFSLDSVTTALALSKDVAVILLGGTIGIVTLRFMAGLFIRWLEEFEHLEDAGFITVAFVGIRLLVRVIDPTLVPPEWAMVLVIALVFAWGFSQRTVETDAAAPSHLDSGQVPTVADLEAQGNTPVEASSGKKETPPVLPLPKD; via the coding sequence ATGCTAGACCGCCTGCTGGATATTTCTACCAATTTTGGGGTCGACACCCTGCTGCTGTTGCCGGTGCTGATCGCCCTGGAGGCGGTGCTGTCGGCGGACAATGCGATCGCTCTGGCCGCGATCGCCCAGGGTCTGCAGGGCGAAACCCTCCAGCGCCGGGCCTTGAATTTGGGGCTGGTGGTGGCCTTTGTGCTGCGGATGGGGCTGATTTTGACCGCTGGCTGGGTGCTGCAATTCTGGCAGTTTGAGGTGATGGGGGCGGCCTACCTGCTGTGGCTGGTGTTCAAGCACTTTACCGCCAAGGGCGATGCCGACGAGCAGTCCTCCCACGAGCCTCGCTTTGCCAACCTGTGGCAGGCCATTCCGGTGATTGCCTTTACCGACCTGGCCTTTTCCCTCGACAGCGTTACCACCGCCCTGGCCCTCTCTAAAGATGTGGCGGTGATCTTGCTGGGCGGCACCATCGGCATCGTTACCCTGCGGTTTATGGCGGGGCTGTTTATTCGCTGGCTGGAAGAATTTGAGCATCTAGAAGATGCTGGGTTTATCACCGTGGCCTTTGTCGGTATTCGCCTGCTGGTGCGGGTGATTGACCCCACCCTGGTGCCGCCCGAGTGGGCCATGGTGCTGGTGATTGCCCTCGTCTTTGCCTGGGGGTTCTCCCAGCGCACCGTCGAGACAGACGCTGCGGCCCCGTCTCACCTGGACTCGGGCCAGGTGCCCACCGTGGCCGACCTGGAGGCCCAGGGCAACACCCCCGTAGAGGCTTCCTCCGGCAAAAAAGAGACTCCCCCCGTTCTGCCGCTGCCGAAAGATTAG